AATTGCCTCTGCCGTCTGGTTCTTAAAATTTAAATAGACTTGTAACATATGTACCATCCTCTCGCTCTATTTTTGCTCATTATCTCATGCTAAAATAGATTACGCGAAAACAACGCTCATTTCTATGAAAAATCAGTATCTTTCAATAATGCTTCAACAAACTGTTCTAAGTACTCCTGATCGATTGAATCGTATCCTTTAGTGATTGAACTATCTAAATCTAAAACACCCAGTAATTTACCTTCCTTTACCATTGGTACAACGATTTCCGATTGAGCTGCTGAATCACAGGAAATATAATTTTCATGTTTTTTTACATCGTCGACAATCAGAGCTTTTCTATGTGCTGCAGATTCTCCGCAAACACCTTTGCCCATTTTGATTCTCGTACAAGAAACCTTTCCTTGAAATGGCCCTAAAACTAATTCTTCCCCATCGAATAAATAATAGCCGGCAAACACTGTATTTGGTAATGCATCTGCAAGTAAAGCGGACGAGTTCGCTAAGTTTGCGATTTTATCATGTTCGATCTCAATGATTGCAGCTTGTTGCTGTACTAAGAGTTTATATGCTGATTTTTTTTCTTCTAGATTATTCCACATCGTAAGTACCTGCCTTTTTTCTATAGTCAATGATTTTTTTATTATACCATAGCCACTGACTTTTTCATCCAGCAAGATGTTCACACTCTTCATTACAACTTCATACAAATTCACACTTTTTTCAATTTTTTTTATGTTTGATTTAATCTATTAAAGGTATAGTTTAATCATAGTAAACAACCAATAACTTTTGTGGATGAACGTGGTGTTAAAACTCTTTGAGGACTAACGGATGTTTATTCTCGACCGATGAGGTGTAGGTTCGAATCCTACCGTCCACGTACGTGCTGATGATCAGCACTTGATCATAAATGACCTTAATGAAAGGAATGGTGTTTTATGAAAAAAATTTTAGTCACAGGAGCAACGTTGTCTGCACTCTCACTTGCCGCCTATTCATTTTTGAAACATACTCCTAAACATCAATATGACTATGGCAAACTATAAACGAAAAAGTTGTCCTGAACACTCACTGTTCTTGACAACTTTTTTTATTTTGCTAAGTGATTCACAAATAATATGTTATTTGAATACTAAATGATATTCTCCATCCTCTGCATTGTCCAAATACTGATACAAGATCAATTCTAGAATAGCAAGCATCGAAATATGTGATGTGATTTCCATTTTATTAATAAATAGTTCATCTGTAAAAACATAAAAATTAACATCACTCATGTTTTGAACGACGTTATTATCTGCTCCTGTGATGGAAACAAGCAACGGGTGACCTGTATTCTTTAAATGCTGCATCAATTGAATCCACTCTTGATCCTTACCTTGGTAGGTCAAGATGAAAACCATATCTGTCGATTTGATTTGTTTTTGGACAACCGCACGCATCGACTGATCTTCTGGAAAAACTACTAGGAATCCTGCTGCTACGAACAAGTATCGCACATATTGCATCAACTGCTTATTCATTCCTTTGGCGAATAAATAAATGATCGGTTTCTTCTTTAAGTACTCTCCAACGACTGCTAAACTTTTTTTGTCGATCACTCGTACTGATTCGTTGATATTCTTTAAATATTCTTCCCGATAATCTTTTTGTGATACGACGAATGGACTGACTTTTTCCTCTTTGGTCTGATTTAATAAGGTATATTTGATCACTGTAGTAAATTCACTATAACCGGAAAACCCGAGTTTTCGAACAAAACGTAAAAAAGTGGTGGTCGAAACAAAGCAGTCATCTGCTACTTCCCGAATACTTTTGTTTTTGATCTCATTCAAATTTTTTACAACATAATCAAAGAGCAGATGTTCATTTTTCGTTAGGTCTGAAACATGAGGGTTCACTACTTCAAAAAAATCCATCTTTTTCCCTCCTAGCAGGTTTTAGGAATGCTTTGTGCGATACAGTGGATGTTACCGCCGCCAAGTAATATTTCACGAGCTGGAACACCGACAACCTTACGTTCTGGATAGAGTTGCTCCAATAATGCTTGGGCTGCATGATCATTTTTATCATTAAACAATGGGTAAATGATCCCGCCATTCGCTGTATAGTAACTAACATAACTTGCTGTCAGTCGATCTCCAGGAAAACGCGGCAACATTCCATTCACAGGATCGACCCCTTCACTTTCTTCAGTGGTAATATAAATAGGTTCAGGCATCAGCATTTTATGGATAATTAGTCTACGTCCTTTCGCATCTGTCTCCTGTCGTAATTGTTCATAAGCCGCTTTAGAAATTTCATATTGGGGATCTTCCGGATCTTCCGTCCAAGTTAAAACAAGTTCTCCGGGACGAACAATATTGATCATATTATCGATATCTCCATTGGTTTCATCTAAAAAATACCCTTGTTTGAGCCAAATGATTTTTTCGACATTGAAATAGGCAGTCAAAGTGGCTTCGATTTCTTCTTTAGAGTATTTATCATTTCTGCCTTCTGAAAGTAAAACTTCTTCTGTTGTGTAGAGCGTTCCTTCTCCGTCTAAATGTACTGAGCAACCTTCTAATACAAACTCCTCTAAACTGTAATAATCCAGCCGCTTAAATTCACACAACTTTTCAGCGATCAGATCGTCTTGATCCCACGGAAAATAAAGTCCGTCCAACAAGCCGCCCCAAGCATTGAAACGCCAATCAACACCACGAACCTTGCCGTTTTTATTCACGACATAGATTGGACCATAATCCTTGATCCATGCATCGTTATTGCTCATTTCCATCACACGAATAGATTTTGGTAGTGTTTGTCGTGCATTTTTGTATTGCTTAGCTGAAACCAGCATCGTTACTGGTTCAAATTGAGCGATTGCTTTCGCGACCTCTGCATAGGCTTTTTGCGCTGGTTTGCCGCCATTTCGCCAATTATCTGCACGTTCTGGCCAGATCATATAGGTTTCTTCATGAGTTTCATATTCAGCTGGTGCCCAAAAACCGTCTTCTTTAGGATTGCTAGTCGTTAATTTCATCAATGCTGCACTCCTTTTCATTTCATAAATTGCTATTTTATGTAAACGATATATTTTTAATATATCAGAAAAAAAGAGTAGACACTAGTTTTTGTTCTACTCTTTTTTCAACTAAGCTGTAATGATCGTACCCGTTTCTTCTTCCAGTAAATTTTTGATGTTTTCTAGAGAAGTGATTACTGCTTTGCCGTTGCTATTTTCTTTAATAAACGCAATTGCGGCTTGAACTTTAGGCAACATACTGCCAGGAGCAAATTGGTTTTGCTGAATATATTCTTCCATTTGGGTAACCGTTACTTTATTCAAGTCAGATTGGTTTGGCTGGTTAAAGTTGATACTTACGTGATCGACACCAGTCAAAATCACCAACATGTCTGCGTGTACTAGAGCAGCGATTTTCTCAGAAGCAAAATCTTTATCGATGACTGCTTCAACACCTTCATAAACCCCATTTTTCATAACAACTGGAATGCCACCTCCGCCTCCTGCAATTGTCACGATGCCATTTTCAACCAATTGTTTGATCACAGCATATTCAACAATATCAACAGGCGTTGGTGAAGGAACCACCTTGCGATAGCCTCTCCCCGCATCCTCCACATAGGTTGCCTGTGTTTGTTTTTGTTCAGCCTCCATTTCAGCTTTGCTTAAAAAAGGACCGATTGGTTTACTTGGTACTTGAAAAGCTGGATCTGTTTCACTCACAACGACTTGTGTTAAAATCGTTGCTGCCGATTTTTCGATTTTTCTTTTTTTCAGTTCATCCACCAAAGCATTCTCTAGCCAGTAGCCGATGCTTCCTTGGGTCATTGCTACCGCCGTATCTAACGGCATTGCCGGATTTTTTTCTGTAGCGCCTAGTTGTTGCTGTAATAGTAAATTCCCCACTTGAGGGCCATTGCCATGAGAGATGATCAACTCATGTCCGGCTTCTATAAAATCAGCTAAATGATAGGCTGTGTCAGCTAAAGCTTCTTGCTGAGCCTTTGCACTGGCATCTGTTGTCAAAATGGCATTTCCGCCTAAAGCAACGACGATTCTTTTTTTCATTTTTTTCTACCTCACTTCGGAACTTGTTGTGTGATACAATGAATATTACCGCCACCCAAGAGAATTTCGCGGGCAGGAACCCCAACGATTTTTCTATCCGGATATAATTCTTGTAGTAACTTTAAGGCTTTTTCATCATTCGGATCATCAAATACGGGAACGATCACTCCGCCATTTGCTGTGTAATAATTGGCATAGCTGGCGGCCAAGCGATCTCCTTTTTCTCTAGGTAATGTTCCAGCAACTGCATCAACACCCAAACTTTCTTCTTCTGTAATCAGGATCGGTTTTGGCACATGCAATTTATGCACAACCAGCTTACGGCCTTTCGCATCTGTTTCATTTTCTAAAATCTCCAGACACTCTTTTGAAATTTCATATTGCGGATCATTTTCGTCATCTGTCCAAGCTAATACAACTTCACCAGGCTTGACGATATTGATAATATTATCGACATGCCCATTGGTTTCATCTAAGTAAATTCCGCGTTTCAGCCAAATGATTTTTTCTAAAGAAAGATATTCTTTTAAAACCTGTTCGATTTGTTCTTTTGATAATTGGGCATTTCTGCCTTCAGATAACAAACATTCTTCAGTCGTGATCAAAGTGCCCTCACCATCAACGTGGATCGATCCGCCTTCTAATACAAAATCATTTAGACGATAACGGTCTTTCCATTCGATCTCACACATCTTTTGCGCGACTTGATCATCTTTATCCCATGGAAAATACAAGCCGTCTACTAATCCACCCCAGGAATTGAACGTCCAATCAACGCCGCGCACTTCTCCTTCGTCGTTTTTGACAAAGGTCGGACCGCAATCACGAACCCAGGCATCATCATTAGCAATTTCAACGACACGGACTTCTTCTGGGAGCATATGGCGGGCGTTATCATATTGTTCAGCTGATACACCAACGGTTACCGGTTCAAATTCGCTGATTGCGACTGCTACATCAACAAAGACCTTTTGTGCTGGTTTACCACCATTACGCCAGTTATCAGGGCGTTCCGGCCATAAAATATAAACACCCTGATGTGCTTCAAATTCTCCCGGCATACGGAAACCATCTTTTTTTGGCGAACTATCAATTGTTTTCATGCTCTAAACTCTCCTTTTGCTGATTTTGTTTTATCATCTGCTTTTTATTGTATTCTTTATCTCCTAAACGGATACAGCATTCGCCAATAAGTGCGGCTGCGACCGTCCCAATCAAAATAGGAATTTTCTCACTAAACTCACTACTTGATAAAGGAATCGTAGAGAAAAATAACGTGATCACTAATAAAACTAAAGGAACATATGCCATGATCTTTAATAGAACTGGACCGCCAGGCACTTTAAATGGGCGTTCTTTGTTCGGATCTATTTTCCGCAATTTCAGAAATGCCGGAAACATCATAATATAAGATAGTAAAAGTGCGACCACATTTAAGGCAAAGAAGGCCCAGAAAATATTTTCATTTGGAATAAAAGGTGCTGCGATAACTAAAAGCGAGGCCACGATACCATTGATCACAGAAGCGCCGACTGGCATATCATTTTTAGGATTTTCTTTTGCAAAAATTTTAGGCATATCATGATTTTTTGCTGCATAGAAGGCTACATAATTCACTCCCAAAGCCCAAGAGATCAGATTTGCCGCTAAAGTATACATAAACAAGATTCCAATGATAATAACAAACGGATTGATTCCTCCAACTAACAGGATAAAGCTGTCGATCAAACCTCCTGAGGTAGATAATTGATCTGCTGGAACGGCTGCTCCCATACCAAATGCTGCAAAGAGATAGAAGAAAGCAATCAAGATGCCACCATAGATAATCGCTTGTGGGATTTGCTTCTTCGGATTCTCCATATCACTAGCCAAAGTTGTCACTACTTCAAATCCCAAAAAGTTAAATAGAATGACTGAAATAAAGCTTAAGCTATTTAGATCGAATGTTGGCAATAAAGCTTTACCGGAAAAATCATTGGCCATGCCTTTTGTTACGGCATGATAAATACCTAAAACGCCTAAGCAAACCATGATCGCAACTTTTGCAAATGCAGCGATATTTAAAATCCATTTACTATCACTGACTGGATAACAGCTAATCAAGGTAACTAACCAAATAAATATCAACTGACCGATGATCAAGGCTGGCGTTCCAAGATTCAATCCGAAAATTTGAACCATGACCTCTGTAAAAAGAACTGCAAGACTAGCCATCCAAATCGGAAAATTGATCCAATAAAACCAAGCAACGCGAGCACCCCAACGTCGCCCAAACGCCATTTTCACCCAGTCATAGATACCGCCATCTCCAGTGTAAGTCGTTCCCAGCTCAGCAGAGATCAAACCATAAGGAAGGAAAAACAAAATCAACAGAATCCCCCACCAAAAAAATTGTGATGAGCCTATAGCTGCTGCTGGTGCAGCGGATTCAACGACTAAAATAACTACAACAGCCATTAGAACTGCGTCAAACAACCGAAATTTCTTTTTTTCTTTCATGTTTTGTACGCACCTTTCGTTAAAGCGGCTAGAAAAAAGCACGGCATCGTTCTAAAATGATTTATCCCATGCTTTTCTCTCACCATCACTTCAGATTACTTAGCAACAACAGCATTTCTTAACATCAATTCAAATTCAGCATCATAGTGAGCCGCAACTGCTTCACCTGCATAATCTAGATAAGGATTCAAGAAGTAAACAAGTAATGCCCGCATCGCAGTCAAACGATTTTCTGCTTCATCCAATACAACAGAATACGGCGCATCCAATACTTCATCGGTGACTTCTTCTCCTCTTGTTGCAGGTAGGCAATGCAAGAACTTCACATGAGGTGCAGCTAATTCGATCAATTCTTTATTGACTTGATACTTCGGATAGAACGCTGCCATCCGTTCTTCTTCTGATAGTTCAGCTTCATATAAGCCATACCATACATCTGTATAAATAAAATCAGCATCTTTCATTGCTTCTTTGGCATCTTCTGTGATCAAGACGCTGCCACCAGAAACAGCCGCATTTTCACGACCGATCGCTAATGTCTCTTCCTTGATTTGGAACCCCTTTGGACCAAACTGAACGAAATCCATCCCCATCTTTGTTGCCATAAACATCGTGGATACACATACCTGCGTCGCATCTCCCACAAAAACGATTTTACAATCGCTCAATTTTTTACCTGCTGGTAAATGCTCTGTCATGGTGATGATGTCTCCCAATTCTTGTGTTGGATGATTATAATCACTCATACCATTAATAACTGGAATGCTGGCATCTTTAGCTAAATCTACGATCGTATGATGACGCTCTACTCGAGCCATCAGAATATCAACTAAACGCGATAACACACGTGCTGTATCACCTAAAGATTCATGGCCGCCAAGCTGGATTTGTCCAGGCGCTAAATACTGGGCATGACCACCAAGCTGTGTCATCGCTGTTTCAAATGAAACTCTGGTTCGTGTAGAAGATTGCTCAAAAATCATTCCTAACGTTTTATCTTTTAATAACGGCGGATAATAACCATTTTTGATCGATTCTTTCAGTTTTAAACCTAGCTGGATCAGATAATCGATTTCTGCTTTCGTAAAATCATTTGTGTCTACAAAATCTCTTTTTTTCATCATCTTGTCTTCCACCAATCTTTTCTTGATTTTTTGTCGGCTACTCGAGTATTCCTTTTGACGAATTAATCATAACGCCTAGAAAATAATTTTTAAAGCGTTTTCGCAGTTCTTGATAAAGTCAAAAGCAGCATGTATCTTGTTCCATTTTGCGTAACACGTTACACACAAGAACAGTCCAAGAACTATACTTTTTTCATTTTTACCATGTTATACTTTAATTAAATCAAGTGAAGACGAGGAGGAAATGCGATGACTGAAGAGGCGCGACAACTATTAAGAGATCCTAAGATACGACCATCAGACGATCTTATTGCTGAAGGACTTGGTCACTCCTTTGATGTTTATGTTAGGTTTCTCGAAGACTTAAAAGAGTATCAGATTTCATTGATGAAGTGGCGTTATTATAATGATGGAAAAGCTTGGTTATCTAAGGGTGAGTTCAAATGGATCAGCACGCGAGGAAACGAAAAAGTGAAGCCTATTTTTTGGTTATCTATCTGGGAGGGCTTTTTTAAAGTGTCATTTTTCTTTTCTGAAAAAATTCGAGCTCAATTACTCGCCCTACCTCTGTCAAAACAAACCAAAGAATTGATTAACAATACAAAACCTAATGGGAAGAAAATGCAGTATTTACCACTTATTTTTGATGTTACAGAACGTTCACAGCTCAATGATATTTATGTATTGGCAGAATTTAGAAAGGAATATATTTAAAAAAAACTTATAATAAAAACATACAAAAAAGGTTGAACTTGAGGATTATCTCTCAAGTTCAACCTTTTTCAAATCGCAAGGATTTAATTTGTCAAATCTTCTCCATTTGTTGAAATAACCTTTTTATACCAGTCAAATGATTTTTTCTTCGAACGTTTTAACGTGCCGTTTCCTTCATTGTCACGATCGACATAGATGAATCCGTAACGTTTTTTCATTTCCCCTGTTCCAGCTGACACAAGGTCGATACAGCCCCACGTTGTATAACCTAGTAGATCGACACCGTCTAACTCCACGGCATCTTTCATTGCTTGAATATGTGCCGCTAAATATTCGATGCGGTAATCGTCAGCCACATAGCCGTTTTCATCGGGCGTATCTACGGCACCTAAGCCGTTTTCCACGATGAACAATGGTTTTTGATAGCGGTCATACAAGTCATTCATTGTTACACGCAAGCCAAGCGGATCGATCTGCCAGCCCCATTCACTTGCTTCCAAGTAAGGATTTTTTACTGAGGCAAAGATATTGCCAGCTGTTTGTTCATTGACCGCTGGATCTGTTGATTGAACACGTGAAGAATAATAAGAGAAGGAAATGAAATCAACTGTATGCTCTTTCAATAACTCCAGATCTCCGTCTTCGATCGGTAATTCGATGCCTTCACGTTCTAATTCCTTCAGCGCATATGCTGGGTATTCGCCACGAGATTGGACATCGATGAAGAAAAAGTTTTCCCGGTCTGCTTTACGTGCTGCCCAAACGTCTTCTGGTTTACATGTATACGCATAGTTGGTTCCTGCCGCTAACATACAGCCGACTTGGTTTTCCGGATCGACTTCATGGGCGATTTTTGTCGCTACTGCGCTGGCTACTAACTCATGGTGCGCCGCTTGATATTTGACTTGTTCTTTATTTTCGCCTTCTTCAAAATACAAGCCTGCGCCCATAAATGGTGCATGAAGGATCATGTTGATCTCATTGAAGGTCAACCAGTATTTCACTAAGCCTTTGTAGCGATTGAAGATCACACGGCATAAGTTTTCGTAAAAGCCAACCATTTCACGGCTGCGCCATGCTCCGTATTTTTCGACTAAGTGCATCGGACAATCAAAATGGGTGATGGTTACCAATGGCTCGATGTTGTATTTACGACATTCTTTGAAGAGATCTTCATAGTATTTCAAGCCTTCTTCATTTGGTTCAGTCTCATCCCCTAATGGGAAAATCCGGCTCCAGGCAATCGATAGACGATAGGTCTTAAAGCCCATTTCTGCAAACAAAGCGATATCTTCTTTGTAGCGGTGGTACATATCGATCGCGTTTTGTGCAGGATAAAAATGCTCATCATCAAATTCAAACATTTTCTTTTCACCAGTGATCACTGGAAAACGATCCGGTCCGACAGGGGCTAGATCCACATTGGCTAAGCCTCGTCCGCCTTCGTTATAGCCACCTTCACATTGATTGGCCGCTGTTGCGCCGCCCCATAAAAAATCTTTTCTAAATGACATGTCTTTTTCCTCCAATGAATAATAATAAATGGTATCCGTTACCGTATAACTTTCATTACCTGCTCGCCTGGATCAGACAATGGACTTGTCAACGTAATAACATCTCCAAAATCGACTGTATTTGTTACAACAACAGGTGTAATGATATTATACCCTTTTTCTTTGATTTTCTCTAAGTCAAATTCCAATAATTTATCTCCTGTTGTTACTTTCTGATCTTTTTCAACAAAATATTTATAGCCATCACCATCTAGTTGTACGGTATCGATTCCTACATGGATCAAGAGCTCAACGCCAGAATCACTCGTCAAACCAATTGCATGCTTAGAGTCAAAAACAGCTGTGACAGTTCCTGAAAAAGGTGCGTAAACTACACCTTCTATCGGTTTTACTGCAAATCCTTTACCTAAAATTTCTTCTGAAAACATACCATCTTCTACAGCTGAGAGTTGAGTGATTTCACCTTTGATCGGATTGACAACATTTGTCGTTGAATCCGTTTGAACTTCATTGACAACATTTTTTTCACTTTGCTCTTCTACCTTAGGTTCTTTGTATAAAATGTATGATACAACAAAAGAAATCCCAATACTGATCGCTGCGCCGATACATGCCATATACAAATGTTTTAGTGTATCATCGCCAATATAACTTGGTAATGTTAGTAAACCAGGTGAACCGCCAGTAAAGTTTTTCACTCTCATGATCCCCATAAATAATCCGCCGATCCCGCCACCGATCATTGCTGCATACAAAGGCGTTTTATAACGTAGATTCACTCCATATAAAGCTGGCTCCGTGATTCCGAATAAACCTGTCAAACCAGCAGAAGAAGCTAATTGTTTTACAGATGACTCCTTACTTTTGAAACCAACAGCCAATGCAGCCGCTCCTTGCCCTAAGTTAGAAGCTAACATTCCGGGGTAAATCACTGTGTCATAGCCTGTCGTCATTCGATTATTGATACCGATTGGAACAAGCCCATAATGTGTACCCGTTGCAACAAACAATGGTGTGAAGGCGCCGATGATCGTTGGGACCAACCAAGGGCTAAACTCTTCCAACGCTTTGATGCCATTTGAAATAGCATCACTGATCAAATAACCGATAGGTCCTATTACAACAAGAGAAACTGTTCCAACGATAGCAATAGTAATCAATGGTTTACTAAAAAATTTGATCACTTTTGGCGATATTTTATCCGCAAAAGGTTCAACATACGACATAAACCAAACAGATAAAATGATCGGGATCACAGAAGAACCATAAGAAACTGCTGAGACCGGCAAGCCAAACAAATGAATACTTCCTTCACCAGCTTCTTTGATTGCATTCACCATACCTGTAAAATTAGGATGCAGCAAAATTCCTCCGACCATCATTGCTAAATACATATTTGTTTTAAACTTCTGTGCAGAAGAAGCAGCTAGAAGAATCGGTAGAAAATAAAAGGCCGAATCTGCCATAAAATCAATAATGATATACGTTTGTCCAGTTTTATCTATTGCATTAAAAACAACTAATAAGGACAATACTGCTTTTAGCATCCCAGCTGCAGTGATTGCTGGTAAAATCGGGGTAAAAATTCCTGTGATCGTATCGATGACTTTAGCTGCCGCTCCCCGATCATCTTTTTCAACTGATGTCCCTTGCTGGCCATCCAAAGTTGGTACTTTTTTCAAAATTTCTTTATATACACTACCGACATCACTACCGATAATTACTTGATACTGACCACCTTTTGAAACAACGCCCATTACGCCCGCCATATTTTTCAGTGTTTCTGTCTCAGCCTTTTTTTCCTCTTTCAAATTAAATCGTAATCTAGTGGCACAATGAGTCAGTCCACTAATATTTTTTTCTCCACCGACATTATCGATAATTTTATCTGCTAATTCCTGATAATTCATAAATAATTCCTCCTAAAAATAAAAATACCTAAGAACGTTCTTTTAAAAAGAACTTTTCTTAGGTATAGCCTGTGCTCTTCACAGTAACAATCCTTTAATTGTTTGTAATTCTTCTAATATGGATCGTGAGATAGATCATCTCATCCTCCTTTAAATCTCGACCGAATTCTTTCCCTATATACTCACGAATCTTCAAAGCACAAAGATATTCTTCCTGATACTTTTCTTTTAACATAAATAAGAAGCCTTCATCTTTGTCCTTATCCAGTTCTATTCCACTAAATAAACGCTGAACAAAAAACTTCAAATGTGTAATGAATCGCTCATAATTTAACGTATATTCATCTAAATCCGTCTTATAATGATATTTAACAATATTGATGATTTTTTGAATCACTTTTGTCATCTCAGATACTTGACTAACTTGTGATAAATCAAGTTCAGCATTGACGATATGCAAAGCAATGAATCCAGCTTCATCTTCTGGTAACGCGATATCCAAGCGATTGGAGATGATATTCAGCGCTTCTTTTCCGATCAAATATTCGTGATTATAAAAGCGCTTGATTTCCCACAAAAGTGCATTTCTTACCGGTAAACCGCTATTATGTCGTTCGATCGCATAGTCGATATGATCTGTCAATGTCAGATAAATATTCTCATTCAATTTTTTTCCTAAAGAAACTTTGGCAAAACCAATAATCTCATTCGCTACTTGTAAATGCTCCAAGCGGACATTCGAAAGCAACTGAGTTAACTTATTAGTTGTTAAATCGGCATTACTTGTATAAATTTTTTCGATCAAACGGTCATCGATCACATCGCCGACTGTTTTCTTAAAGCCGATACCTTTCCCCATCACAAGAACTTCTTGGCCATCCAGATTGAGTGACTTGACGATATTATTATTGATTACTTTTTTTACTTCCATAGTGTCTCCTCAATGAGATTCGATCAGCTAGCTAATATAACGTTATGAAAGAAATAAAGTATAGCCTGAAAAATCAGTAACAATCTTCATTTCTCTTGTTATTAAAACATGAAAGTAAAGCGTTGTCAATACAAGAAAAACAGCCATTCATTTTAATATAAATACTTTTCTCTCAAAAGATCTAGCTGCTTATCCGTTATACCTAAGCTAAGTTTCAAATACTTTTCCATCGTTCCAAATGTTTTTTCAACTGCATTGAAGGCACCATCAAGATATTCTTTTTTAGTTAACTGCAAGGAGGATAAAAATGCAAGAACGTCTTCATTATCTGTATATTTTTTGTAAATAGCCATTCGCTTAGCATTTCTAGGTGCATTCATCTTATCTGTAAGTAAATAATCTTGATAAACTTGGTCTTTATCGACACCTAACGCACTTAAATAAATCGCAGCTGCCCAACCTGTTCTGTCTTTACCGCCCTGACAATGAAAAATCAATGGTGCAGAATCTGCTTCTAATAATGTCGAGAAAAATCGTTGATAGGCATTGACTGCTTTTTCACCTAATACCAATTGTTCCATTTGTTTACTCATCACATTGCGATTCTTTACTAACTGTTCTCTTCCTGCATCTGTACGAACCAATTCTTCAAGCTGAGCAATTTTTTCTTCATCTTTTTTTGATACAGTTTGGGTACTAGCCTGCTGAGCCACATCCGCATGAGGATTAAAATTGACTGTTTCACTCAATAAAATCGACTTGTTAGGGTCTTTCGCTATTTCTTGCGGCGAACGAAAATCAATGATTCGCTTGATTCCAAGCCGTTCAATATACTTTTGCTCTTCCTCATCGATTTGATGCAAAGCATCCGAGCGAAAGACTAGACCC
This sequence is a window from Enterococcus wangshanyuanii. Protein-coding genes within it:
- the arcC gene encoding carbamate kinase encodes the protein MKKRIVVALGGNAILTTDASAKAQQEALADTAYHLADFIEAGHELIISHGNGPQVGNLLLQQQLGATEKNPAMPLDTAVAMTQGSIGYWLENALVDELKKRKIEKSAATILTQVVVSETDPAFQVPSKPIGPFLSKAEMEAEQKQTQATYVEDAGRGYRKVVPSPTPVDIVEYAVIKQLVENGIVTIAGGGGGIPVVMKNGVYEGVEAVIDKDFASEKIAALVHADMLVILTGVDHVSINFNQPNQSDLNKVTVTQMEEYIQQNQFAPGSMLPKVQAAIAFIKENSNGKAVITSLENIKNLLEEETGTIITA
- a CDS encoding MurR/RpiR family transcriptional regulator — translated: MDFFEVVNPHVSDLTKNEHLLFDYVVKNLNEIKNKSIREVADDCFVSTTTFLRFVRKLGFSGYSEFTTVIKYTLLNQTKEEKVSPFVVSQKDYREEYLKNINESVRVIDKKSLAVVGEYLKKKPIIYLFAKGMNKQLMQYVRYLFVAAGFLVVFPEDQSMRAVVQKQIKSTDMVFILTYQGKDQEWIQLMQHLKNTGHPLLVSITGADNNVVQNMSDVNFYVFTDELFINKMEITSHISMLAILELILYQYLDNAEDGEYHLVFK
- a CDS encoding APC family permease, whose amino-acid sequence is MKEKKKFRLFDAVLMAVVVILVVESAAPAAAIGSSQFFWWGILLILFFLPYGLISAELGTTYTGDGGIYDWVKMAFGRRWGARVAWFYWINFPIWMASLAVLFTEVMVQIFGLNLGTPALIIGQLIFIWLVTLISCYPVSDSKWILNIAAFAKVAIMVCLGVLGIYHAVTKGMANDFSGKALLPTFDLNSLSFISVILFNFLGFEVVTTLASDMENPKKQIPQAIIYGGILIAFFYLFAAFGMGAAVPADQLSTSGGLIDSFILLVGGINPFVIIIGILFMYTLAANLISWALGVNYVAFYAAKNHDMPKIFAKENPKNDMPVGASVINGIVASLLVIAAPFIPNENIFWAFFALNVVALLLSYIMMFPAFLKLRKIDPNKERPFKVPGGPVLLKIMAYVPLVLLVITLFFSTIPLSSSEFSEKIPILIGTVAAALIGECCIRLGDKEYNKKQMIKQNQQKESLEHENN
- a CDS encoding GAF domain-containing protein, producing MWNNLEEKKSAYKLLVQQQAAIIEIEHDKIANLANSSALLADALPNTVFAGYYLFDGEELVLGPFQGKVSCTRIKMGKGVCGESAAHRKALIVDDVKKHENYISCDSAAQSEIVVPMVKEGKLLGVLDLDSSITKGYDSIDQEYLEQFVEALLKDTDFS
- the aguA gene encoding agmatine deiminase; translation: MKTIDSSPKKDGFRMPGEFEAHQGVYILWPERPDNWRNGGKPAQKVFVDVAVAISEFEPVTVGVSAEQYDNARHMLPEEVRVVEIANDDAWVRDCGPTFVKNDEGEVRGVDWTFNSWGGLVDGLYFPWDKDDQVAQKMCEIEWKDRYRLNDFVLEGGSIHVDGEGTLITTEECLLSEGRNAQLSKEQIEQVLKEYLSLEKIIWLKRGIYLDETNGHVDNIINIVKPGEVVLAWTDDENDPQYEISKECLEILENETDAKGRKLVVHKLHVPKPILITEEESLGVDAVAGTLPREKGDRLAASYANYYTANGGVIVPVFDDPNDEKALKLLQELYPDRKIVGVPAREILLGGGNIHCITQQVPK
- the aguA gene encoding agmatine deiminase is translated as MKLTTSNPKEDGFWAPAEYETHEETYMIWPERADNWRNGGKPAQKAYAEVAKAIAQFEPVTMLVSAKQYKNARQTLPKSIRVMEMSNNDAWIKDYGPIYVVNKNGKVRGVDWRFNAWGGLLDGLYFPWDQDDLIAEKLCEFKRLDYYSLEEFVLEGCSVHLDGEGTLYTTEEVLLSEGRNDKYSKEEIEATLTAYFNVEKIIWLKQGYFLDETNGDIDNMINIVRPGELVLTWTEDPEDPQYEISKAAYEQLRQETDAKGRRLIIHKMLMPEPIYITTEESEGVDPVNGMLPRFPGDRLTASYVSYYTANGGIIYPLFNDKNDHAAQALLEQLYPERKVVGVPAREILLGGGNIHCIAQSIPKTC